A genomic window from Luteitalea sp. includes:
- a CDS encoding FtsX-like permease family protein, translated as AFQVARRTNELGMRMVLGASPRSMIGLVLRDVVGMLVPGVVIGAVVALMLTGLARGILFGLTPSEPGVFVIAASVLAFAAVLAAWLPARRASRVNPLEALRHE; from the coding sequence TGGCGTTCCAGGTCGCGCGGCGCACGAACGAGCTTGGCATGCGGATGGTCCTTGGTGCCAGCCCACGGTCGATGATAGGCCTCGTCCTGAGGGATGTCGTGGGAATGCTCGTGCCTGGTGTCGTGATCGGCGCAGTCGTTGCTCTCATGCTGACCGGCCTCGCCCGCGGGATCCTGTTCGGCCTCACGCCAAGCGAGCCCGGCGTATTCGTCATCGCCGCGTCCGTCCTCGCGTTCGCCGCGGTTCTCGCGGCTTGGCTGCCGGCCCGTCGCGCCTCGCGCGTGAATCCGCTTGAGGCACTTCGCCACGAGTAG